A region from the Dromaius novaehollandiae isolate bDroNov1 chromosome 28, bDroNov1.hap1, whole genome shotgun sequence genome encodes:
- the FMNL3 gene encoding formin-like protein 3 isoform X2 translates to MGNVESADGEALPRGPGAAAAPAGPGLLAAGKMPMPEPCELEERFALVLSSMNLPPDKARLLRQYDNEKKWDLICDQERFQVKSPPHAYIQKLQSFLDPGVTRKKFRRRVQESTKVLRELEISLRTNHIGWVREFLNDENKGLDVLVNYLSFAQCAVMFDLEGPDGGEDGALEKLRAWSRSIEDLQHPGALPAPFASSLARAARPSALRYGTLPSRKALKNARLVSQKDDVHLCIMCLRAIMNYQYGFNLVMSHPHAVNEIALSLNNKNPRTKALVLELLAAVCLVRGGHEIILAAFDNFKEVCKEKHRFERLMEYFRNEDSSIDFMVACMQFINIVVHSVEDMNFRVHLQYEFTKLGLEEFLQSRHTESEKLQVQIQAYLDNVFDVGGLLEDAETKNVALEKVEELEEHLSHLTEKLLDLENENMMRVAELEKQLLQREKELEVVKETYEHTSHQVHTLRRLIKEKDEAFRRRYGTPPPAPPGAEPLPEAEPEALDEDLRLPALPPAPAAPPPPPPPPPLPPPAPPLPGKCPPAPPLPGASPSIALTVGLSAIRIKKPIKTKFRLPVFNWTALKPNQISGTVFSELDDERVLEDLDLERFEELFKTKAQGPALDLVCAKNKASHKAASKVTLLEANRAKNLAITLRKAGRSAEEICRAIHTFDLATLPVDFVECLMRFVPTEAEAKALRQYERERKPLEELADEDRFMLQFSKVERLPQRMAIMAFLGNFAENLQMLTPQLNAIIAASASVKSSQKLKHMLEIILALGNYMNSSKRGAVYGFKLQSLDLLLDTKSTDRKMTLLHFIALTVREKYPELGTFWQELHFVEKAAAVSLENVLLDVKELGRGMELLRRECGLHESGVLRAFLAASEGQLERLQRDARTAEDAYNTVVRYFGESPKTTPPSVFFPVFVRFIRSYKDAEQENETRKKQEEVMREKMLAQEAKKLEKRNKWQQQELIAELRRRQAKDHRPVYEGKDGTIEDIITALKSVPFTARTAKRGSRFFCDPSHHDESNC, encoded by the exons ATGGGGAACGTGGAGAGCGCGGACGGGgaggcgctgccccggggcccgggcgcggcggcggccccggcggggccggggctgctcgcCGCGGGCAAGATGCCGATGCCGGAGCCCTGCGAGCTGGAGGAGCGGTTCGCCCTGGTGCTG AGCTCCATGAACCTGCCCCCGGACAAGGCCCGGCTGCTGCGGCAGTACGACAACGAGAAGAAGTGGGACCTCATCTGCGACCAG GAGCGGTTCCAGGTGAAGAGCCCCCCCCACGCCTACATCCAAAAGCTGCAGAGCTTCCTGGACCCCGGCGTCACGCGGAAG AAGTTCCGGAGGAGGGTGCAGGAGTCGACCAAGGTGCTGCGCGAGCTGGAGATCAGTCTGCGGACGAACCACATCGG GTGGGTCCGCGAGTTCCTCAACGACGAGAACAAGGGCCTGGACGTGCTGGTGAACTACCTGTCCTTCGCCCAGTGCGCCGTCAT GTTCGACTTGGAGGGGCCGGACGGCGGCGAGGACGGCGCGCTGGAGAAGCTGCGAGCCTGGAGCAGGTCCATCGAGGATCTGCAGCACCCcggcgccctgcccgcccccTTCGCCAGCAGCttggcccgcgccgcccgccccagcgCCCTCCG CTACGGCACGCTGCCCAGCCGCAAGGCGCTCAAGAACGCCCGCCTGGTGAGCCAGAAGGACGACGTGCACCTCTGCATCATGTGTCTGCGGGCCATCATGAACTACCAG TACGGCTTCAACCTGGTCATGTCGCATCCGCACGCCGTCAACGAGATCGCCCTGAGCCTCAACAACAAGAACCCCCG GACGAAGGCgctggtgctggagctgctggcggCCGTGTGCCTGGTGAGGGGCGGCCACGAGATCATCCTCGCCGCCTTCGACAACTTCAAGGAG GTCTGCAAGGAGAAGCACCGCTTCGAGCGGCTCATGGAGTACTTCCGCAACGAGGACAGCAGCATCGACTTCATG GTCGCCTGCATGCAGTTCATCAACATCGTGGTGCACTCCGTGGAGGACATGAACTTCCGCGTGCACCTGCAGTACGAGTTCACCAAGCTGGGCCTGGAGGAGTTCCTGCAG TCGAGGCACACGGAGAGCGAGAAGCTGCAGGTGCAGATCCAGGCGTACCTGGACAACGTCTTCGACGTGGGCGGGCTGCTGGAGGACGCCGAGACCAAGAACGTGGCGCTGGAGAaggtggaggagctggaggagcatcTGTCGCAC CTGACGGAGAAGCTGCTGGACCTGGAGAACGAGAACATGATGCGGGTGGcggagctggagaagcagctgctgcagcgggaGAAGGAGCTGGAGGTGGTGAAG gaGACCTACGAGCACACGAGCCACCAGGTGCACACGCTGCGGCGGCTGATCAAGGAGAAGGACGAGGCTTTCCGGCGCCGCTACGgcaccccgccgcccgccccccccggcgccgagcCGCTGCCCGAGGCCGAGCCCGAGGCCCTGGACGAAGACCTGcggctccccgcgctgccccccgcgccggcggcgccccccccgccgcccccgccgccccccctgccgccccccgcgcccccgctgcCCG GCAAGtgcccgccagccccgccgctgcccggggctTCGCCCTCCATCGCCCTCACCGTGGGGCTCTCGG CCATCCGGATCAAGAAGCCCATCAAGACCAAGTTCCGCCTGCCCGTCTTCAACTGGACGGCGCTGAAGCCCAACCAGATCAGCGGGACGGTGTTCAGCGAGCTGGACGACGAGCGGGTGCTGGAG GACCTGGACCTGGAGCGCTTCGAGGAGCTCTTCAAGACCAAGGCGCAGGGGCCGGCCCTCGACCTCGTCTGCGCCAAGAACAAGGCGTCGCACAAGGCCGCCAGCAAGGTGACGCTGCTCGAGGCCAACCGGGCCAAGAACCTGGCCATCACCCTGCGCAAGGCCGGCCGCAGCGCCGAGGAGATCTGCAGGGCCATCCACAC GTTCGACCTGGCGACGCTGCCGGTGGACTTCGTGGAGTGCCTGATGCGGTTCGTGCCCACGGAGGCGGAGGCGAAGGCGCTGCGGCAGTACGAGCGGGAGCGCAAGCCGCTGGAGGAGCTGGCCGACGAGGACCGCTTCATGCTGCAGTTCAGCAAGGTGGAGCGGCTGCCCCAGCGCATGGCCATCATGGCCTTCCTGGGCAACTTCGCCGAAAACCTCCAGATGCTGACGCCG CAGCTCAACGCCATCATCGCCGCCTCGGCCTCCGTCAAGTCCTCCCAGAAGCTGAAGCACATGCTGGAG ATCATCCTGGCTCTGGGCAACTACATGAACAGCAGCAAACGCGGCGCCGTCTACGGCTTCAAACTGCAGAGCCTGGACCTG CTCCTGGACACTAAGTCGACGGACCGCAAGATGACACTGCTGCACTTCATCGCGCTGACGGTGCGGGAGAAGTACCCGGAGCTGGGCACCTTCTGGCAGGAGCTGCACTTCGTGGAGAAGGCGGCCGCAG TGTCCCTGGAGAACGTGCTGCTGGACGTGAAGGAGCTGGGCCGGGGCATGGAGCTGCTGCGGCGGGAGTGCGGGCTGCACGAGAGCGGCGTGCTGCGCGCCTTCCTGGCAGCCAGCGAGGGCCAGCTGGAGCGGCTGCAGCGGGACGCGCGCACTGCCGAG gACGCCTACAACACGGTGGTGCGGTACTTCGGCGAGAGCCCCAAGACGACCCCCCCGTCCGTGTTCTTCCCTGTCTTCGTCCGCTTCATCCGCTCCTACAAG
- the FMNL3 gene encoding formin-like protein 3 isoform X1, with product MGNVESADGEALPRGPGAAAAPAGPGLLAAGKMPMPEPCELEERFALVLSSMNLPPDKARLLRQYDNEKKWDLICDQERFQVKSPPHAYIQKLQSFLDPGVTRKKFRRRVQESTKVLRELEISLRTNHIGWVREFLNDENKGLDVLVNYLSFAQCAVMFDLEGPDGGEDGALEKLRAWSRSIEDLQHPGALPAPFASSLARAARPSALRYGTLPSRKALKNARLVSQKDDVHLCIMCLRAIMNYQYGFNLVMSHPHAVNEIALSLNNKNPRTKALVLELLAAVCLVRGGHEIILAAFDNFKEVCKEKHRFERLMEYFRNEDSSIDFMVACMQFINIVVHSVEDMNFRVHLQYEFTKLGLEEFLQKSRHTESEKLQVQIQAYLDNVFDVGGLLEDAETKNVALEKVEELEEHLSHLTEKLLDLENENMMRVAELEKQLLQREKELEVVKETYEHTSHQVHTLRRLIKEKDEAFRRRYGTPPPAPPGAEPLPEAEPEALDEDLRLPALPPAPAAPPPPPPPPPLPPPAPPLPGKCPPAPPLPGASPSIALTVGLSAIRIKKPIKTKFRLPVFNWTALKPNQISGTVFSELDDERVLEDLDLERFEELFKTKAQGPALDLVCAKNKASHKAASKVTLLEANRAKNLAITLRKAGRSAEEICRAIHTFDLATLPVDFVECLMRFVPTEAEAKALRQYERERKPLEELADEDRFMLQFSKVERLPQRMAIMAFLGNFAENLQMLTPQLNAIIAASASVKSSQKLKHMLEIILALGNYMNSSKRGAVYGFKLQSLDLLLDTKSTDRKMTLLHFIALTVREKYPELGTFWQELHFVEKAAAVSLENVLLDVKELGRGMELLRRECGLHESGVLRAFLAASEGQLERLQRDARTAEDAYNTVVRYFGESPKTTPPSVFFPVFVRFIRSYKDAEQENETRKKQEEVMREKMLAQEAKKLEKRNKWQQQELIAELRRRQAKDHRPVYEGKDGTIEDIITALKSVPFTARTAKRGSRFFCDPSHHDESNC from the exons ATGGGGAACGTGGAGAGCGCGGACGGGgaggcgctgccccggggcccgggcgcggcggcggccccggcggggccggggctgctcgcCGCGGGCAAGATGCCGATGCCGGAGCCCTGCGAGCTGGAGGAGCGGTTCGCCCTGGTGCTG AGCTCCATGAACCTGCCCCCGGACAAGGCCCGGCTGCTGCGGCAGTACGACAACGAGAAGAAGTGGGACCTCATCTGCGACCAG GAGCGGTTCCAGGTGAAGAGCCCCCCCCACGCCTACATCCAAAAGCTGCAGAGCTTCCTGGACCCCGGCGTCACGCGGAAG AAGTTCCGGAGGAGGGTGCAGGAGTCGACCAAGGTGCTGCGCGAGCTGGAGATCAGTCTGCGGACGAACCACATCGG GTGGGTCCGCGAGTTCCTCAACGACGAGAACAAGGGCCTGGACGTGCTGGTGAACTACCTGTCCTTCGCCCAGTGCGCCGTCAT GTTCGACTTGGAGGGGCCGGACGGCGGCGAGGACGGCGCGCTGGAGAAGCTGCGAGCCTGGAGCAGGTCCATCGAGGATCTGCAGCACCCcggcgccctgcccgcccccTTCGCCAGCAGCttggcccgcgccgcccgccccagcgCCCTCCG CTACGGCACGCTGCCCAGCCGCAAGGCGCTCAAGAACGCCCGCCTGGTGAGCCAGAAGGACGACGTGCACCTCTGCATCATGTGTCTGCGGGCCATCATGAACTACCAG TACGGCTTCAACCTGGTCATGTCGCATCCGCACGCCGTCAACGAGATCGCCCTGAGCCTCAACAACAAGAACCCCCG GACGAAGGCgctggtgctggagctgctggcggCCGTGTGCCTGGTGAGGGGCGGCCACGAGATCATCCTCGCCGCCTTCGACAACTTCAAGGAG GTCTGCAAGGAGAAGCACCGCTTCGAGCGGCTCATGGAGTACTTCCGCAACGAGGACAGCAGCATCGACTTCATG GTCGCCTGCATGCAGTTCATCAACATCGTGGTGCACTCCGTGGAGGACATGAACTTCCGCGTGCACCTGCAGTACGAGTTCACCAAGCTGGGCCTGGAGGAGTTCCTGCAG AAGTCGAGGCACACGGAGAGCGAGAAGCTGCAGGTGCAGATCCAGGCGTACCTGGACAACGTCTTCGACGTGGGCGGGCTGCTGGAGGACGCCGAGACCAAGAACGTGGCGCTGGAGAaggtggaggagctggaggagcatcTGTCGCAC CTGACGGAGAAGCTGCTGGACCTGGAGAACGAGAACATGATGCGGGTGGcggagctggagaagcagctgctgcagcgggaGAAGGAGCTGGAGGTGGTGAAG gaGACCTACGAGCACACGAGCCACCAGGTGCACACGCTGCGGCGGCTGATCAAGGAGAAGGACGAGGCTTTCCGGCGCCGCTACGgcaccccgccgcccgccccccccggcgccgagcCGCTGCCCGAGGCCGAGCCCGAGGCCCTGGACGAAGACCTGcggctccccgcgctgccccccgcgccggcggcgccccccccgccgcccccgccgccccccctgccgccccccgcgcccccgctgcCCG GCAAGtgcccgccagccccgccgctgcccggggctTCGCCCTCCATCGCCCTCACCGTGGGGCTCTCGG CCATCCGGATCAAGAAGCCCATCAAGACCAAGTTCCGCCTGCCCGTCTTCAACTGGACGGCGCTGAAGCCCAACCAGATCAGCGGGACGGTGTTCAGCGAGCTGGACGACGAGCGGGTGCTGGAG GACCTGGACCTGGAGCGCTTCGAGGAGCTCTTCAAGACCAAGGCGCAGGGGCCGGCCCTCGACCTCGTCTGCGCCAAGAACAAGGCGTCGCACAAGGCCGCCAGCAAGGTGACGCTGCTCGAGGCCAACCGGGCCAAGAACCTGGCCATCACCCTGCGCAAGGCCGGCCGCAGCGCCGAGGAGATCTGCAGGGCCATCCACAC GTTCGACCTGGCGACGCTGCCGGTGGACTTCGTGGAGTGCCTGATGCGGTTCGTGCCCACGGAGGCGGAGGCGAAGGCGCTGCGGCAGTACGAGCGGGAGCGCAAGCCGCTGGAGGAGCTGGCCGACGAGGACCGCTTCATGCTGCAGTTCAGCAAGGTGGAGCGGCTGCCCCAGCGCATGGCCATCATGGCCTTCCTGGGCAACTTCGCCGAAAACCTCCAGATGCTGACGCCG CAGCTCAACGCCATCATCGCCGCCTCGGCCTCCGTCAAGTCCTCCCAGAAGCTGAAGCACATGCTGGAG ATCATCCTGGCTCTGGGCAACTACATGAACAGCAGCAAACGCGGCGCCGTCTACGGCTTCAAACTGCAGAGCCTGGACCTG CTCCTGGACACTAAGTCGACGGACCGCAAGATGACACTGCTGCACTTCATCGCGCTGACGGTGCGGGAGAAGTACCCGGAGCTGGGCACCTTCTGGCAGGAGCTGCACTTCGTGGAGAAGGCGGCCGCAG TGTCCCTGGAGAACGTGCTGCTGGACGTGAAGGAGCTGGGCCGGGGCATGGAGCTGCTGCGGCGGGAGTGCGGGCTGCACGAGAGCGGCGTGCTGCGCGCCTTCCTGGCAGCCAGCGAGGGCCAGCTGGAGCGGCTGCAGCGGGACGCGCGCACTGCCGAG gACGCCTACAACACGGTGGTGCGGTACTTCGGCGAGAGCCCCAAGACGACCCCCCCGTCCGTGTTCTTCCCTGTCTTCGTCCGCTTCATCCGCTCCTACAAG
- the TMBIM6 gene encoding bax inhibitor 1 — translation MNVFDRNINFDALFKFSHISASTQEHLKRVYGSFALCMFVAAAGAYVNMVTHLFQFSLLTGFGALGLMIWLTATPHSKETEQKRLGMLAGFAFLTGINLGPLLAMCISINPSIIPTAFLGTATIFACFSLSALYARRRSFLYLGGFLLSGLTLMLLSSVVNAFVGSTWLFTANLYLGLMLMCGFVLFDTQLIIEKAESGDKDYIWHCVDLFLDFVNIFRELLMILGMTENKKKEKK, via the exons ATGAACGTGTTTGACCGAAACATCAACTTTGACGCCCTCTTCAAGTTCTCCCACAT CTCTGCCTCCACCCAGGAGCACCTGAAGAGGGTCTATGGCAGCTTCGCCCTCTGCATGTTTGTGGCGGCCGCGGGCGCCTACGTCAACATGGTGACCCACCTCTTCCAG TTCAGCCTGCTGACCGGCTTTGGTGCCCTGGGGCTGATGATCTGGCTCACGGCCACCCCGCACAGCAAGGAGACGGAGCAGAAGAGGCTGGGCATGCTGGCCGGCTTCGCCTTCCTCACGG GCATCAACCTGGGGCCCCTCCTGGCAATGTGCATCTCCATCAACCCCAG CATCATCCCCACCGCCTTCCTGGGCACCGCCACCATCTTCGCCTGCTTCTCGCTGAGCGCCCTGTACGCCCGGCGCCGCAGCTTCCTCTACCTGGGAG GGTTCCTGCTCTCCGGCCTCACCCTGATGCTTCTCTCCTCCGTGGTTAATGCGTTCGTGGGATCCACTTGGCTCTTCACG GCCAACCTGTACCTGGGGCTGATGCTCATGTGCGGCTTCGTCCTCTTCGACACGCAGCTCATCATTGAGAAGGCGGAGAGCGGGGACAAGGATTACATCTG GCACTGCGTGGATCTCTTCCTCGACTTCGTCAACATCTTCCGGGAGCTCCTGATGATCCTGGGCATGACCGAG AacaagaagaaggagaagaagtgA
- the NCKAP5L gene encoding nck-associated protein 5-like, which produces MSESAAEAPAAGTPVEGGETGTSHELLQRLRELEAENSALAQANENQRETYERCLDEVANHVVQALLNQKDLREECIKLKKRVFDLERQNQTLSDLFQQKLQLSAGSLPQLPSHPPSAPADAPSSPQPGSTEQPPAPLPPACCAPPREATAEGPAGSPGLGPGSPSLAALSPFLKKKAQILEVLRRLEETDPLLGAPGPPEPRAAAPPPPPPPPSNALKPPGGPPRLSPQLARASKIPCRGGGPLPEASPVPSRRGSPEAPPAAEPPGTERPAAAAASPPGARRSAGGSSARRPGKKPPEPGYLPFKERLAALGKLRGAEGREPPGRPGAAGGGSLKPPEAVPAGEALARCYSSGSVGGKGRAGGGRPPAPPAKAARSPHGSPTKAPAKPPAGKAAAPRGDEPKAPKAPAAARKAPAGPEPPPAAAAGAAVAGAAGAAGHSAIEEKVMKGIEENVLRLQGQEKAPAGEVKPKAAGGLASWFGLRKSKLPALSRRAEAAKGRDWAGAPAPLRREVKLAARKLEAESLNISRLMEKAEDLRKALQEEQAFLHGLALEKGRPRARGGGGPPERERGPSQLQVMYQEVAAETFMQQLLNRVDGKDVSYESRLEHKRDLCDFQRVSPDAKDPRLLRPPRNGIVGHLRGCQEPPDKGPDLALRDELPSDESLSESGTSQHFPACGSLTRTLDSGIGTFPPPDYCGGAPAKSAPKPRGRPEAMAGAGPARPAALTKVPRKARTLEREVPSVEELLVPGKHQSMPAFHGVLACAEAPAGLPGRRGCPQDADASKPRRVQQSKNWTFPNAKACGTADPFLCAAGAPEGLYRPALAPAHGPGGRRGASPEAPPPLPPALSASSSRTPSASDVGDEGSPEARSRDAGQGPPGLEHSESLSDSLYDSLSSCGSQG; this is translated from the exons ATGTCGGAGAGCGCGGCCGAGGCGCCGGCAGCCGGGACCCCCGTGGAAGGCGGCGAGACGGGCACCAGCCATGAGCTCCTGCAGCGGCTCCGCGAGCTGGAG GCGGAGAACTCGGCCCTGGCCCAGGCCAACGAGAACCAGCGGGAGACGTACGAGCGCTGCCTGGACGAG GTCGCCAACCACGTGGTGCAGGCGCTGCTCAACCAGAAG GACCTGCGCGAGGAGTGCATCAAGCTGAAGAAGAGGGTCTTCGACCTGGAGCGCCAGAACCAGACGCTGAGCGACCTCTTCCAGCAGAAGCTGCAGCTCTCGGCCGGCTCCCTGCCCCAG CTGCCCTCGCACCCGCCGTCGGCGCCCGCTGatgcccccagcagcccccagccggGCTCCACcgagcagccgcccgccccgctgcccccggcgtgCTGTGCCCCCCCGAGAGAG GCgacggcggaggggccggcgggcagccccgggctcggccccggctCGCCCTCGCTggccgccctctcgcccttcctcAAGAAGAAAGCGCAGATCCTGGAGGTGCTGCGCAGGCTGGAGGAGACCGACCCGCtgctgggcgcccccggcccccccgagccccgcgccgccgccccgccgccgccgccgccccccccctccaACGCGCTCaagccgccgggggggccgccgcgcctcAGCCCCCAGCTCGCCCGCGCCTCCAAGATaccctgccgcggcggcggccccctccCCGAGGCCTCGCCGGTGCCcagccgccgcggctcccccgaggcgccgccggccgccgagccccccggcaccgagcgtcccgccgccgccgccgcctccccccccggggcccggcgcagcgcggggggctcgtcggcccgccgccccggcaaGAAGCCGCCGGAGCCGGGCTACCTGCCCTTCAAGGAGCGCCTGGCCGCCCTGGGCAAGCTGCGGGGCGCCGAGGGCCGCGAGCCCcccgggcggcccggcgcggcgggggggggcagcctgAAGCCCCCCGAGGCGGTGCCCGCCGGCGAGGCCCTGGCGCGCTGCTACTCCTCCGGCTCCGTGGGCGGcaagggccgggccgggggcggccggccccccgcgccccccgccaaggcggcccgcagcccccacggcagccccaccaAGGCGCCCGCCAAGCCGCCCGCCGGCAaagccgcggcgccgcggggcgacGAGCCCAAGGCCCCCAaagcgcccgcggccgcccgcaaggcgccggccggccccgagcccccccctgccgccgccgccggggccgccgtcgccggggccgccggggccgccgggcactCGGCCATCGAGGAGAAGGTGATGAAGGGCATCGAGGAGAACGTGCTGCGGCTGCAGGGGCAGGAGAAGGCGCCGGCGGGCGAGGTGAAGCCCAAGGCGGCCGGCGGCCTGGCCAGCTGGTTCGGGCTGCGCAAGAGCAAGCTGCCGGCGCTGAGCCGCCGCGCCGAGGCCGCCAAGGGCCGGGACTGGGCCGGGGCGCCGGCACCGCTGCGCCGCGAGGTCAAGCTGGCCGCCCGCAAGCTGGAGGCCGAGAGCCTCAACATCTCGAGGCTGATGGAGAAGGCGGAGGACCTGCGCAAGgcgctgcaggaggagcaggccTTCCTGCACGGGCTGGCGCTGGAGaaggggcggccgcgggcgcgtggcggcggcggcccccccgagCGCGAGCGCGGCCCCAGCCAGCTCCAGGTCATGTACCAGGAGGTGGCCGCCGAGACCTTCATGCAGCAGCTGCTCAACAG ggtggacGGGAAGGACGTGTCCTACGAGAGCCGCCTGGAGCACAAGCGGGACCTGTGCGACTTCCAGCGGGTCTCCCCCGACGCCAAAGACCCCCGgctcctccgcccgccccgcaACGGCATCGTGGGCCACCtgcggggctgccaggagcccccCGACAAG gGGCCCGACctggcgctgcgggacgagctgcCGTCGGACGAGAGCTTGTCCGAGTCCGGGACGTCGCAGCACTTCCCAG CCTGCGGATCCCTGACGCGGACGCTGGACAGCGGGATCGGGACCTTCCCGCCGCCGGACTACTGTGGCGGGGCGCCGGCCAAGAGCGCGCCGAAGCCGCGCGGGCGCCCCGAGGCGATGGCGGGTgccgggccggcgcggccggCCGCCCTCACCAAAGTGCCGCGCAAGGCCCGGACGCTGGAGCGCGAGGTGCCCAGCGTGGAGGAGCTGCTGGTGCCCGGCAAGCACCAGAGCATGCCGGCGTTTCACGGCGTGCTGGCGTGCGCCGAGGCCCCCGCCGggctgcccggccgccgcggctgTCCCCAAG ACGCCGACGCCAGCAAGCCGCGGCGCGTCCAGCAGAGCAAGAACTGGACCTTCCCCAACGCCAAAGCGTGCGGCACCGCCGACCCCTTCCTCTGTGCTGCCGGGGCGCCGGAGGGGCTCTACCGCCCCGCGCTG GCGCCCGCAcacggcccgggggggcggcggggggcgtccccggaggcgccgccgccgctgccccccgccctgAGCGCCAGCAGCAGCCGGACGCCCAGCGCCTCGGACGTGGGCGACGAGGGCAGCCCGGAGGCCCGGTCGCGGGACgcggggcagggcccccccgggctggAGCACTCCGAGTCGCTCAGCGACTCCCTCTACGACAGCCTCTCCTCCTGCGGCAGCCAGGGCtga